The sequence TTAACCAGCTTTGCATTCAGCATGGGTGTTAGGGTAAGTGAAACAAAAGCAGAAATAATAACGGCTCCCGCAATTACCACACCAAACTCACGAAAGAGACGTCCAACAAATCCTTCTAAAAAGATAACCGGCATAAATACTGCTGCCAGCGTTAAGGAAGTAATAATAACTGCCATGTAAATCTCCCTTGTGCCTTCAATTGCCGCCTCTGTGGGCTTCATACCTTTTTCAATTTTTTTGAAAATATTTTCGGTTACAACTATTCCATCATCCACTACCAAACCAGTTGCAAGCACAATTGCTAAAAGCGTCAATACATTTATAGAGTAATCCATAATGTACATAATAAAAAAAGCGCCAATCAAAGAAACCGGAATATCTATTAAAGGACGAAAAGCAATTAACCAATCCCTGAAAAATAAAAAGATGATGAGGATTACCAATATCAAAGCGATGATGAGTGTTTCCTGAACTTCTACAATGGATTTCTTAATAAACCTTGTATTGTCCAGAGCAATGTTCACATGGTAATCTTTCGGCAACTCCTTTTTAAGCAATTCGTAACGTTTGTAAAACTCTTTTGAAATATCGATGTAATTAGCTCCGGGCTGCGGCACAAGTCCAAGTCCCACCATGGGAACTCCAGAGTCTTTTAAAATCGTCTCTTCATTTTCTGCCCCCTGCTCTACCAGTGCCACATCTCTTAAACGCACAATGTTGCTGGCATCTTCTTTAATGATCATGGCCTCAAACTCCGGCACTGTTGACAATCTACCGATTGTATTTACCGTAAGCTCTGTGGCGTTACCAGCAATTTTACCTGATGGAAGATCCACGTTTTCGCGATCTAATGCCAGTTTCACATCGAGTGGCGTTAAATTATAAGCCGCAAGTTTATCGGGATGCAGGCGGATGCGCATCGAAAAGCGGCGTTGTCCCCAGATCTGCACCAAGCTTACCCCTGAAATTGTCTGAAGATTTTGAGCGATCACATTTTCGGCATAATCACTCACTTCTAATAACGAACGGGAATCGCTCAACAATGTCATGGAAATAATGGCATCTGAGTTAGCGTCTGCTTTAGATACAACGGGCGGTGCATCGATATCCTGTGGCAATTGTCGTAAGGCTTGCGAAACCTTATCCCTCACATCGTTGGCAGCAGCTTCAAGATTGGCTCCTAAATTAAATTCTACGGTTATAATACTCGACCCCTGGTTTGAGGAAGCTGAGATAGAACGTATCCCGTCGATACCATTGATGGCTTTTTCAAGAGGTTCGGTGATCTGCGACTGTATAACGTCGGCATTGGCCCCGGTATAATTGGTGCGAACTGTAATAACAGGTGGATCGATGGATGGGAATTCGCGCACGCCGAGGTAATTGTAACCAATAGCACCAAAGAGCACAATGATTACTGACATTACTACTGCTAAAACCGGGCGCTTTACGCTTAACGAAGCTATATCCATTAGTTAACCGCTTTTAGTAATTTAAGTTTAGAATCTTTTTTTACAGAGAGTAAACCCGTTGTAATAACGGTGTCTCCCGGTGCAAGGCCCTTAACTATTTCGATCTTATCATCGGTTCTAACACCAATGTCTACAAGCACTTCGGTAGCCACACCACCCCGGCTTACGAAAACTTTTTGTCCTTTTAAAATAGCTATCACCGCCTGGGTTGGAACCATTAAAGCATTGTTGGTTTGCCCCATATTTACAAAAACTTTTACAAAGCTTCCTGGATAAAAAGTTTCTGAACCATTGTACATGGCCCTGGCTTTTATTGTTTTGGTTATTTCGTCAACACGTGGCTCTATAGCATAGATTGTTGCAGAAAATGTTTTTTGAGAGTTTAAATTGTCGTTAGAAAAATTAACATGAATTCCTTTTTTAAAAAGCGCATTGTATTTTTCAGGAATAGAAAATTCGACATAAAGCGGCTGCAGTTGAATAAGAGAAGCTATGGGAGTAGTAAGACTTACAAAGGACCCGGGACTAATATTTTTAAGTCCAATTACACCGCTAAAGGGAGCCGTAATGTTTGTTTTTGCAAGCTGGGCTTCTATGTATGCCTGGTCAGCTTTAAAACCTGCCAGTTCGTTTTCCTGCATATCAAATTCTTCCTGGCTGATGCCATTAATACCTAAAAGCTTTTTAAGGCGCTCTAATTTTTGCTCAGATAATTTTAATTGCGTTTTTGTTTTTAAAAGTTGAGCTTCCAAATCAGAACTATTAAGTTTCACCAGGAGATCTCCTTTATTTACAGATTCACCTTCTTTAAAATTTACAGAGATTATTTTACCGTTTACTTCCGGCAGAATATCGATCTGGTTAAAAGCGCCTATTTTACCGGTTGTATAGATATCGTTATTAAAAGATGTAGCTTTTGTAACGTAATAATTTACGGCTATAGGAATATTTTTTCTTTCCTGTGGTGTTAAAACTTTCTCTTGTTTTTTTGAGAAGAAAAGAAATTTGGATCCTATGAGCAGTGCTATAACAACAACAATAATGAGCCAGTTAGGTATTTTTTTCATGAGGGAAAACTTAATTTTTGTGCGTGCTTTTTTGTGCTTTCAATTTTGTTATCGAAAGACTGCGGTTATTTTTTGAGAGCGTTCTTGTTTTTTTATAATTAAACTGCAGATCATTTCCGGGTAATAATTTTAAATTTTCCGACAATGTAGACAGTACTCTTGTGAAAGCTATCCTGTCCTGTTTGGTAATAGTAGAAAAGATTTGCTCGTCAATTTCATCGAAAGACTTAACGATTTCAGCCGTATACTTTTGTCCTTTTTTCGTTAAAATAACAATGTGTTCTCGGCGGTCTTCAGTATTTATTTCCCGCAAAACATAGCCTGCTTTAATGAGGTAATCCAGCACCTTCACCATGGCCGTTTTATCAATTGCCAGATGATTGCAAATAAATTGCTGACTGCAACCGTTGTTTTCGTTTAAAAAATAAAGAACGGAGAAATACCTCTCTATTTCAAGATCCTCAAGACTTTTACTTAAAACACCAAAATAAAGCTTTGAAAGAATCAGCGCCCTTGTACCCACGGGAATATCTTTATTTTTTCTCAGTTTAGAGTGCACCGTTTCATCTTAAAATAGTTTGTAAATGTAACCAATATTAAAAGCCAGGGGCTTGATTTAAGGCTTTTTAACGCTAGTACGGATTATTATTTTACATTGAATCTTTAATTTACAAAACATGCCTTTTTACATTTTTTATTTCGATTTAATTTTATAATAACTGTTCGTTTACGGGCATAAAAAAACCTCAGGATGAGAAACCCTGAGGAGTGATAGTTTAATTTAAACTAGTTTTGTGAAGCGCCTACTTTATGCATTTCGCTGCATGCCGCCCCTGTTCTGTGATCTTGCCAATGGTTGTGCATGCCTCTGCCGCAGTGGCGCGGACCAATAAAAGCCATTAAACTTCCGAAAGTCAGTGCCATACTGGCCACAAACACTGCTATTTTTGTTCCTCTTTTCATTGTTCAATTTTTAAAATTAAAAATTTGTTGTTTTATTTTTTTCTTCTGTTCCAAAGTTTTCCGAACCACCTTTGTAGTGTGGGCCGCAACGGTGTCCGTACTTTTCCATGAAGGCCTTACGATCATCTTCACTCATGTTATTGAATTTCTGAGCATAGGCATAACGCCATTGGTGACGGTGCCTGCCTCCTCCCATAAGACGGAAAATAGATTTAAGAAGGAAAAGAACTACCAGCACTTTTAAAATTATAAAAGGCATCATAAAAAGTAGTACTCCCGCAAGAATACCGGCTAACACTGTTTTTAAAATTTGTTTTGTACTCATAACTTTTGTTTTTAGACTATTGTCTTCGTGAATCTGCGATTTCATTTTATTTGTTTTTTTAGTTTGGGAAGGTTTACTGAAGCGCTTCAGAAGGCCTTCTATAATAGGAAGACGAGCAAGATGTATTTTTACTTTAATTATTTGAAAATAAAAAAGCCAGTCCTAAAACTGGCTTATCATTTATTTCCTTGAGCAACGCTCTTTCCATTGCTCACGGAATTTCTCACGCTCCTCTTCGCTCATGTTCATCATTTTTTGTCTCCAGGGCGGTCCACCTCTATGCCCCGGTCCGGTCCGCCCTCTTCGAAAACCGCCGAATAAGATCCGGCAAAGGATCAACAGCCCTGCTGCCTGCAAATAAGTAAGAGTACCTACTCCACTTACTACCGGTGGCAAAATGGCGTTCCACAAAAACATAACCGCTAAGCCGCCGGCAGCCACAAAGGCCAGTCCGAAGAGTGGAAACATAAAAAATCTTCTTTGTTTAAATCCTCTGTTTATCATTTTATTAGTAGTCTAAAAATTCGTTATATAAATCGTTTAATCTTTCTCTTAAAAATTTTACTGCATACCCTTTGCGGGAAATGATTGTCTTAATGCTTTCTCCACTTTGATCGGCAATCTCCTGCAGACTTTTTTCTTCCAGCTCATTCTGTATAAAAACACTTCTTTGTTTTTCAGGAAGTTCTTCCAACGCAGACATCAGCTCTTCCCAGAAAATCTTTTTAAAAAACTCGTCCTCCGAATTTTGCGGGTCTGCTAAAAGAATTTCTTTAAAATTAATTTCACCGCTTTCGTTCTCAAAAGCAAAATCTTCAAGGCGTTCTGGTTTTTTCCTGCGGAAACGGTCTGTTATTTTATTTTTCGCAACCCTGTACAGCCATCCGCTAACACTTTCAATGGCATCCACTTCATCCAGGTTGCTGTACTGGTACCATACATCCTGTAAAATATCTTCGGCATCTTCATCGCTATTTACTTTGCCACGAATAAAACCCAATAGCTGTTTGCCATAGAGCGCAACCGTTTGAACAATAGTTTGTTTTTTTTCAGCCATGAATACGTTACTATCTACCTGCATTATTACTGTAGACGGATGAGATTTAAAATTACTTTAAAATAGTTGAAAAAGTTCTAACCAGGCAACAATTCAAGTAGAACGCCGGTTTTTTTAAAACTATCTTCCACAAATAACACTAACTTTACGGTTCAAAATGACAGAACTTACACCTCATAAATCCGGCTTCGTAAACATCATTGGATGTCCGAATGTTGGAAAATCTACCCTAATGAATGCCTTAGTAGGCGAACGTTTAAGCATTATCACTTCTAAAGCACAGACAACGCGTCACCGTATAATGGGCATTGTTAGTGGCGACGATTATCAGATCGTATTCAGCGATACTCCCGGCATTATAAAACCGCTCTACAAACTGCAAGAGAAAATGATGCAGTTTGTTATTACGGCTTTAACAGACGCAGATCTGTTTTTATACATCACCGATGTTTTTGAGGACATTCAACTGGAAGAATCTTATTTAGCAAAACTTCAGAAAACACAAACACCTATCCTGCTCCTGATAAATAAGATAGATATCGCCACACAGGCCCAGTTGGAAGAATCTCTGGTAAAATGGCGTGAGAGATTACCAATGGCTGAGATCATGGCTATTTCTGCACTTGAAAAATTCAACATCGATAAGATCATGAACCGCATCATCGAATTACTTCCTACCGGAGATGCCTATTATAACAAAGAAGAATTCACTGACAAATCGGAACGCTTTTTTGTGAGTGAAATCGTAAGAGAAAAAATTCTACTGAATTATAAAAAAGAAATCCCTTACAGCGTTGAAGTGATCGTCAACTCCTTTAAAGAAGAAGAAAAGATCATTAAAATTCAGGTGGATATTTTGGTGGAACGGGATAGTCAGAAAGGCATTATTATTGGCGACAAAGGCTCTGCTCTCAAACGTGTGGGGACAGCTGCCCGTAAAGACATGGAAATCTTTTTTAAGAAACAGGTGTTTTTAGAATTGTTCGTAAAGGTAGATAAGGATTGGCGGAGCAATGATACCCGGTTGAAGAACTTCGGGTATTGATTTTGCGGAGTCTGACGCTGATTTCGCAGATCGCACAGATTGAAATAAAATAAAACCTCTAAGTTTACCAGGAACGTTCCTGGATGACTCACGATCAACTTATAATTTTAAATTGTTAAGCCACTAGTTGTAGAAGGCTAAATAACTCTGATTACATTTATAGTCATTCAGATCAGTGTTATCTGAGCAATCTGCGTCAAAAAAAGAGAACATGAGACTGGAAATAGAAAAAACAACATCCACTCAAGGCTGGTCAAATAAAGATTTCAGTCCAAAGTTTTTAGAGTTAATTCTAAAAAACGAAAGTGAAAGACCTTCTGAAATCAAGATCTATTTTGCAGACAAGGAACTGATCTTCGAAAAAAAATTGTTTGAGGGACTCCCCTATCTTACTTTTAAGGCCGACGCTAAAGCTGCGTTCAACAAATTCAAATTAATGCCAAGTATAGCATTAGAGCGCAGATATGCCTTTTATTATTTACGATGTAACGAGGCAGAACTTGTTGAATCTATTGAATTATTGCATTTGTGATTACATTTTTTAAGATTT is a genomic window of Sphingobacteriaceae bacterium containing:
- a CDS encoding efflux transporter periplasmic adaptor subunit, which encodes MKKIPNWLIIVVVIALLIGSKFLFFSKKQEKVLTPQERKNIPIAVNYYVTKATSFNNDIYTTGKIGAFNQIDILPEVNGKIISVNFKEGESVNKGDLLVKLNSSDLEAQLLKTKTQLKLSEQKLERLKKLLGINGISQEEFDMQENELAGFKADQAYIEAQLAKTNITAPFSGVIGLKNISPGSFVSLTTPIASLIQLQPLYVEFSIPEKYNALFKKGIHVNFSNDNLNSQKTFSATIYAIEPRVDEITKTIKARAMYNGSETFYPGSFVKVFVNMGQTNNALMVPTQAVIAILKGQKVFVSRGGVATEVLVDIGVRTDDKIEIVKGLAPGDTVITTGLLSVKKDSKLKLLKAVN
- a CDS encoding RNA polymerase subunit sigma-24; its protein translation is MAEKKQTIVQTVALYGKQLLGFIRGKVNSDEDAEDILQDVWYQYSNLDEVDAIESVSGWLYRVAKNKITDRFRRKKPERLEDFAFENESGEINFKEILLADPQNSEDEFFKKIFWEELMSALEELPEKQRSVFIQNELEEKSLQEIADQSGESIKTIISRKGYAVKFLRERLNDLYNEFLDY
- a CDS encoding GTPase Era, whose protein sequence is MTELTPHKSGFVNIIGCPNVGKSTLMNALVGERLSIITSKAQTTRHRIMGIVSGDDYQIVFSDTPGIIKPLYKLQEKMMQFVITALTDADLFLYITDVFEDIQLEESYLAKLQKTQTPILLLINKIDIATQAQLEESLVKWRERLPMAEIMAISALEKFNIDKIMNRIIELLPTGDAYYNKEEFTDKSERFFVSEIVREKILLNYKKEIPYSVEVIVNSFKEEEKIIKIQVDILVERDSQKGIIIGDKGSALKRVGTAARKDMEIFFKKQVFLELFVKVDKDWRSNDTRLKNFGY